One genomic segment of Natrialbaceae archaeon AArc-T1-2 includes these proteins:
- a CDS encoding amino acid-binding protein: MFDEIMEKFEGSPSQQAVIRLLLERGFSVNDEGRVVSGGIEIPNTGIAREIDVDRRVVDSTTDAILEDPELRRIFQNISQVPSLMDLAPVLDLTVLTIEPIDADRKGIVAAVTGTLADHDVSIRQTISEDPEFTDDPRLYLVTDQALPGELITELREFEFVRKIELQ; this comes from the coding sequence ATGTTCGACGAGATCATGGAGAAGTTCGAGGGGTCACCCAGCCAGCAGGCCGTCATCCGGCTGTTGCTCGAGCGCGGGTTCTCGGTCAACGACGAGGGGCGGGTCGTCTCCGGCGGCATCGAGATTCCCAACACGGGGATCGCCCGCGAGATCGACGTCGACCGCCGGGTCGTCGATTCGACGACGGACGCCATCCTCGAGGATCCCGAACTCAGACGGATCTTCCAGAACATCTCGCAGGTGCCGAGCCTGATGGACCTCGCGCCGGTGCTCGATCTGACGGTGCTGACGATCGAACCGATCGACGCCGACCGAAAGGGGATCGTCGCCGCCGTCACCGGAACGCTCGCCGACCACGACGTCTCGATCCGCCAGACGATCAGCGAGGACCCCGAGTTCACCGACGACCCGCGACTCTATCTCGTCACCGACCAGGCGCTGCCCGGCGAGCTCATCACCGAACTCCGGGAGTTCGAGTTCGTCCGCAAGATCGAGCTACAGTGA
- a CDS encoding CBS domain-containing protein: protein MHDTIPVTEVMVTDVTTAPPDSTVTEAAERIRDRDVSSIVVVREGAPVGIVTEGDFARQLCDRRDLGDARLEDVMSAPLTTIEPDAAVSDAADRLRTSDVEHLPIVDDGDLVGIVTAAELSYFIPQLLRPPITHESEPPKRVVRTDTQYERDDWTFEYHGADETTVSVGDVATFSKTVTEADVESFADVTGDTNRLHLEEPYAAETRFGRRIAHGVLALGLVSASLARLPGLTIYLSQEVSFRAPIDVDERVTARCEIVDDLGESKFRVATAVVDSDGAELLEGEAVVLVDDLPPADVLEEVPAD from the coding sequence ATGCACGACACGATCCCCGTCACCGAGGTGATGGTCACGGACGTCACGACGGCTCCCCCCGACAGTACGGTCACCGAAGCCGCCGAACGGATTCGCGATCGGGACGTCAGTTCGATCGTCGTCGTTCGCGAGGGTGCGCCCGTCGGCATCGTCACCGAGGGCGACTTCGCGAGACAGCTCTGCGATCGCCGGGACCTCGGCGACGCCCGCCTCGAGGACGTCATGTCCGCGCCACTGACGACGATCGAACCGGACGCCGCCGTCAGCGACGCCGCCGATCGACTCCGCACGAGCGACGTCGAACACCTGCCGATCGTCGACGACGGCGACCTCGTCGGCATCGTAACGGCGGCGGAGCTGTCGTATTTTATCCCCCAGCTGCTGCGTCCGCCGATCACACACGAGTCGGAGCCGCCGAAACGCGTCGTCCGGACCGACACCCAGTACGAACGCGACGACTGGACGTTCGAGTACCACGGCGCGGACGAGACGACCGTCTCCGTCGGCGACGTCGCCACGTTCTCGAAGACGGTCACCGAGGCCGACGTCGAGTCCTTCGCCGACGTCACCGGCGACACGAACCGCCTCCACCTCGAGGAGCCTTACGCCGCCGAGACCCGCTTCGGTCGCCGGATCGCACACGGCGTACTGGCACTCGGACTCGTCAGCGCGTCGCTGGCTCGGCTGCCGGGACTGACGATCTACCTCTCCCAGGAGGTCAGCTTTCGTGCTCCCATCGACGTCGACGAACGCGTGACGGCACGCTGTGAGATCGTCGACGACCTCGGAGAGTCGAAGTTTCGCGTCGCGACCGCCGTCGTCGATTCGGACGGAGCCGAACTGCTCGAGGGCGAGGCCGTCGTGCTGGTCGACGACCTGCCACCGGCGGACGTCCTCGAGGAGGTACCGGCGGATTGA
- a CDS encoding thiamine-phosphate synthase family protein has translation MKFVEEIVVEEFLPTVRSLLAGELRERGFTQREVADVLGISQSAVSKYAHGDVRINDRIAEDDRVRERIEHLADGLASSDVTPVQVLIELEVLIRELEAGGDLLARLHEDSVPELADHGSTFRVHDPDSEVRTSERVLSSLRRGLRVLENAGSFASLIPAVGSNLVACIPDAEDIDDVAGVPGRIFDVRGQATVPGGPEFGVSEHVATVLLAARAAGSDASAAVNIRYDPELLTALRERGHVLAEFDETDDVDASVRAVIEAEPDATVLYQTGGEGIEPIVYVLGSDPESVAETVRSLL, from the coding sequence ATGAAATTCGTCGAAGAGATCGTCGTCGAGGAGTTTCTCCCGACTGTCAGGTCGCTGCTCGCCGGCGAGTTACGCGAACGAGGATTCACCCAGCGAGAAGTCGCCGACGTCCTCGGGATCAGCCAGAGCGCCGTCTCGAAGTACGCCCACGGCGACGTCAGAATCAACGACCGCATCGCCGAGGACGATCGCGTCCGCGAACGCATCGAACACCTCGCCGACGGGCTCGCCTCGAGCGACGTGACGCCCGTCCAGGTGCTCATCGAACTCGAGGTGTTGATTCGAGAGCTCGAAGCCGGCGGCGACCTGCTGGCTCGCCTCCACGAAGACTCCGTCCCCGAACTCGCCGATCACGGTTCGACGTTTCGCGTCCACGATCCGGACAGCGAGGTACGAACCAGCGAGCGCGTCCTCTCGTCGCTGCGACGCGGACTGCGCGTCCTCGAGAACGCGGGCAGTTTCGCCTCGCTCATCCCGGCCGTGGGATCGAACCTCGTCGCCTGCATTCCCGACGCCGAGGACATCGACGACGTCGCGGGCGTTCCGGGACGGATCTTCGACGTCAGGGGGCAGGCGACGGTCCCCGGCGGTCCCGAGTTCGGCGTCTCCGAACACGTCGCGACCGTCTTACTCGCCGCACGAGCGGCCGGGAGCGACGCGTCGGCGGCCGTCAACATCCGGTACGACCCGGAGCTACTCACGGCACTTCGCGAACGAGGACACGTCCTCGCGGAGTTCGACGAAACCGACGACGTCGACGCGAGCGTTCGGGCAGTCATCGAAGCCGAGCCCGACGCGACGGTGTTGTACCAGACCGGCGGCGAGGGAATCGAACCCATCGTCTACGTCCTCGGATCCGACCCGGAGTCGGTCGCGGAGACGGTCCGATCGCTGCTATGA
- a CDS encoding class I SAM-dependent methyltransferase, whose translation MSASSSPEDAQAFYGRWARLYDYLARFTPGIASLRRRAAAACRLEPGDTVVEMGCGTGANLPFLAEAVGTDGSVLGIDFTRPVLERAREPTADVENVHLVRGDATEPPVADDVDAVLATFVAGMLPEPAAAVADWCDLVSPGGHVVLVNAARSRQPYAPPINALFRAVVVLSTPPTTKLRYEDDPTRRLDARITAAHDRLRDRADAIADERHALGVVRLTGGRIP comes from the coding sequence ATGAGCGCCTCGTCCAGTCCCGAAGACGCACAGGCGTTTTACGGTCGCTGGGCTCGCCTCTATGACTACCTGGCGCGGTTTACGCCCGGCATCGCGTCGCTCCGGCGGCGAGCGGCGGCCGCCTGTCGTCTCGAACCCGGCGACACCGTCGTCGAGATGGGCTGTGGGACGGGTGCGAACCTGCCGTTCCTGGCCGAGGCTGTCGGCACCGACGGCAGCGTACTCGGCATCGACTTCACTCGACCCGTCCTCGAGCGCGCTCGCGAACCCACCGCCGACGTCGAGAACGTCCACCTCGTCCGCGGGGACGCGACAGAACCGCCGGTGGCCGACGACGTCGACGCCGTGCTCGCGACGTTCGTCGCCGGAATGCTCCCCGAACCCGCCGCGGCGGTCGCGGACTGGTGTGACCTCGTTTCTCCAGGTGGGCACGTCGTACTCGTCAACGCCGCCCGAAGCCGACAGCCGTACGCGCCGCCGATCAACGCTCTCTTCCGTGCCGTCGTCGTCCTCTCGACGCCGCCAACGACGAAACTCCGATACGAAGACGATCCGACCCGTCGGCTCGACGCACGAATTACGGCCGCACACGACCGGCTTCGCGACCGGGCCGACGCGATCGCCGACGAACGCCACGCGCTCGGGGTCGTTCGGCTGACCGGCGGACGAATCCCGTGA
- a CDS encoding acyl-CoA thioesterase, which produces MGDEITVDVPVRYRDLDTLNHVNNAVYASYMEEARAAYAEEVLGLAFDEYNFVLATLEISFGRPVTMDDDLTVAAEVTGLGETSATMTYDVRADDESVATGETTLVFVDRETKRPSPIPDEIRERIREHDGLES; this is translated from the coding sequence ATGGGAGACGAGATCACCGTCGACGTCCCGGTTCGCTACCGCGACCTGGATACGCTGAATCACGTCAACAACGCCGTCTACGCGAGCTACATGGAAGAAGCCCGCGCGGCCTACGCCGAGGAGGTGCTCGGACTCGCGTTCGACGAGTACAACTTCGTCCTCGCGACCCTCGAGATCTCTTTCGGCCGGCCGGTGACGATGGACGACGACCTCACGGTCGCCGCCGAAGTCACCGGGCTGGGCGAGACGAGCGCGACGATGACCTACGACGTACGCGCCGACGACGAGAGCGTTGCGACCGGCGAGACGACGCTCGTGTTCGTCGACCGCGAGACGAAACGACCGTCACCGATCCCGGACGAGATCCGCGAGCGAATCCGCGAGCACGACGGTCTCGAGTCGTAG
- a CDS encoding tyrosine-type recombinase/integrase → MSDDLEPISPQEAVDLHLEAMRNDSAEWTRTSHKSHLRAFVEWCREEAGIDNMNELSGRDLYHFRVWRREGGYSKGQDEEIAPKTVHSVLTTIRSFLRFCGEIEAVHEDLYLKVPLPSLSPGEEVSDSSMVPERVPPLLEYLDRYEYASRDHVSILLMWHTGARLGGIRALDVQDCELDGRKPSIRFVHRPETGTPLKNDEASERVNRISDRVAQTLQDYIDGPREEVTDEHGRHPLVSTAQGRVSPSTLRNTVYRWTIPCKIGEECPHDEDPDTCLMTTRNTACKCPSSRSPHDIRKARVTKYRNDGIARGIVSDRLDASTDILDKHYDRASKREKADRRWTEIQRSQ, encoded by the coding sequence GTGAGCGACGACCTCGAGCCGATCAGTCCCCAGGAGGCCGTCGATCTTCACCTCGAGGCGATGCGCAACGACTCGGCCGAGTGGACGCGTACCTCGCACAAGAGCCACCTTCGAGCGTTTGTCGAGTGGTGCCGCGAGGAGGCCGGCATCGACAACATGAACGAGTTGTCCGGCCGTGACCTCTATCACTTCCGGGTGTGGCGTCGCGAAGGTGGTTACTCCAAGGGTCAGGACGAGGAGATCGCCCCGAAGACGGTTCACTCGGTGCTGACCACCATTCGTTCGTTCCTCCGGTTCTGTGGCGAGATCGAGGCCGTTCACGAGGACCTGTATCTGAAGGTCCCGCTGCCGAGTCTCTCGCCCGGCGAGGAAGTCAGCGACAGTTCGATGGTTCCGGAGCGAGTGCCGCCGCTTCTCGAGTACCTCGATCGGTACGAGTACGCGAGTCGGGACCACGTTTCGATCCTGTTGATGTGGCACACCGGCGCTCGGCTTGGTGGCATTCGCGCACTCGACGTCCAGGATTGCGAACTCGATGGACGAAAGCCGTCGATTAGGTTCGTTCACCGCCCGGAGACCGGAACGCCGTTGAAGAACGACGAGGCGAGCGAGCGCGTCAACCGGATCAGCGACCGGGTAGCACAGACGCTTCAGGACTACATTGACGGTCCTCGAGAGGAGGTTACCGACGAACACGGCCGGCACCCGTTGGTGTCGACCGCACAGGGTCGTGTCTCGCCGTCGACCCTCCGAAACACGGTATACAGGTGGACAATCCCCTGCAAAATCGGCGAGGAGTGTCCACACGACGAGGACCCGGACACGTGTCTGATGACGACCCGCAACACGGCCTGTAAGTGCCCGTCGTCGCGGTCACCGCACGATATCCGGAAAGCGCGGGTGACTAAGTACAGAAACGACGGTATCGCCCGTGGCATCGTGTCGGATCGTCTCGACGCCTCCACCGACATTCTCGACAAGCACTACGACCGCGCCTCGAAGCGCGAGAAAGCAGATCGACGATGGACAGAGATTCAGCGTTCACAATGA
- a CDS encoding PadR family transcriptional regulator, translating into MYDDDSRGLESPDRPAASTVSDQRLVADGGTAWGDLTGFQRDVLAAIARLERTDETPYGMAIGRALEDRHGEVAGGYLYPNLNDLVAAGFVEKAKLDDRTNSYTLTDEAKAMLEERALELVDACGLSVAMTDGGRMSDEFHALERQADALERQTEAMEAIATELRYQNAVLCELLASMDDLAARVDEHHFADHEPRQRSGTAIQTDVSDHLLERDDAEDSRMGVGPKGRPTNWGEEQ; encoded by the coding sequence ATGTACGACGACGATTCACGGGGCCTTGAAAGCCCCGACCGACCAGCGGCATCGACTGTTTCCGACCAGCGACTCGTCGCCGACGGCGGCACCGCGTGGGGAGATCTCACCGGCTTCCAGCGCGACGTCCTGGCGGCGATCGCCCGCCTCGAGCGCACCGACGAGACGCCCTACGGGATGGCCATCGGGCGCGCCCTCGAGGACCGCCACGGCGAGGTCGCGGGCGGCTACCTCTATCCGAACCTCAACGACCTCGTTGCGGCCGGGTTCGTCGAGAAGGCCAAACTCGACGACCGGACGAACAGCTACACCCTCACCGACGAGGCGAAAGCGATGCTCGAGGAGCGCGCACTCGAACTCGTCGACGCCTGTGGACTGTCGGTCGCGATGACCGACGGAGGACGCATGAGCGACGAGTTCCACGCCCTCGAGCGCCAGGCCGACGCCCTCGAGCGCCAGACCGAGGCGATGGAGGCGATCGCGACGGAACTGCGCTACCAGAACGCCGTCCTGTGCGAACTGCTGGCGTCGATGGACGACCTCGCCGCCCGCGTCGACGAGCACCACTTCGCCGACCACGAGCCACGGCAGCGTTCGGGAACCGCTATCCAGACCGACGTTTCCGACCACCTGCTCGAGCGCGACGACGCCGAGGACTCGCGCATGGGCGTTGGGCCGAAGGGTCGCCCGACGAACTGGGGTGAGGAGCAGTGA
- a CDS encoding Cdc6/Cdc18 family protein, whose protein sequence is MITDARALRRSFVPSELEHRDGQISHLTAALRPITHESPGEHTFIYGPSGSGKTTLAKYVAERLERQAVNFRWGYVNCMSDSSTNAVLQRLVRTAGLAAHLSTDGTPSSEFYDQFREFDGQVLVILDEVDCLEDETVVHALYDVPNVTMIVITIDEDDLLARTDSRVQSRLRSMTTVALEKYSHAQLVDILRARIRAGLAPGVITSAAIAEIADAAAGDAREAIAILRQAATVVDSSDEREITVDVVGRVEDDAREEIRRDRVDDLGTHKRLLYDIIEAAGEIGATELRETYEQRCSEPKGNSTRRRYLGSLEDKYELIATDGCGRGKVYRVTEP, encoded by the coding sequence ATGATCACAGACGCTCGAGCCCTTCGCCGCTCATTCGTTCCTTCGGAACTCGAGCATCGCGACGGGCAGATTTCACACCTCACGGCGGCGTTGCGCCCGATCACCCACGAGTCGCCGGGTGAGCACACGTTCATCTATGGGCCGAGCGGGTCGGGAAAGACGACGCTTGCGAAGTACGTCGCCGAACGCCTCGAGCGGCAGGCGGTGAACTTTCGGTGGGGGTACGTCAACTGCATGTCGGACTCGTCGACGAACGCGGTGCTCCAGCGACTCGTTCGGACGGCCGGCCTCGCGGCACACCTCTCGACCGACGGCACGCCCTCGAGCGAGTTCTACGACCAGTTTCGCGAGTTCGATGGGCAGGTGCTCGTGATCCTCGACGAAGTGGATTGCCTCGAGGACGAGACGGTCGTCCACGCGCTGTACGACGTCCCGAACGTGACGATGATCGTGATCACTATCGACGAGGACGACCTGCTCGCCCGAACCGACAGCCGCGTCCAGAGTCGCCTTCGCTCGATGACGACGGTCGCCCTCGAGAAGTACAGCCACGCCCAGCTGGTCGACATCCTCCGGGCGCGCATTCGGGCGGGGCTGGCTCCCGGCGTGATCACGTCGGCGGCGATCGCCGAGATCGCCGATGCGGCCGCCGGCGACGCCCGCGAAGCGATCGCGATTCTTCGCCAGGCCGCGACGGTCGTCGACTCGAGTGACGAACGCGAGATCACCGTCGACGTCGTCGGTCGTGTCGAAGACGACGCCCGCGAGGAGATCCGTCGCGATCGCGTCGACGACCTCGGAACGCACAAGCGGCTGTTGTACGACATCATCGAGGCGGCCGGCGAGATCGGAGCGACGGAGCTTCGCGAGACCTACGAGCAACGCTGTTCGGAACCGAAGGGCAACAGCACCCGACGGCGGTATCTGGGATCGCTCGAGGACAAGTACGAGTTGATCGCCACCGACGGCTGTGGGAGAGGGAAGGTCTATCGCGTCACCGAGCCCTGA
- a CDS encoding type IV pilin, translating into MTTEHVNMLDGKKVTRKLVGSEDERAVSPVIGVILMVAITVILAAVIAAFVLDLGDSIDSEAQAGVSVDNSVTDAETQVTWQSEGNSERVTINITLSQVDDTGEATAEETLDSVGDSVTFDAENYDEWVDDSDYDPVEGEGDESVAGEVVVTAETDEGVTTVVSSDTVEWEDAEVDDN; encoded by the coding sequence GTGACAACCGAACACGTAAACATGTTAGATGGAAAGAAGGTAACACGGAAACTGGTGGGAAGTGAAGACGAACGGGCTGTCTCTCCTGTCATTGGGGTGATACTCATGGTGGCCATAACAGTCATCCTGGCCGCCGTGATCGCTGCCTTCGTGCTGGATCTTGGTGACTCAATCGATAGTGAAGCTCAAGCAGGTGTGTCCGTTGATAATAGTGTTACCGATGCAGAGACCCAGGTTACGTGGCAGTCCGAGGGTAACTCGGAGAGGGTGACAATAAATATCACGCTCAGTCAGGTTGATGATACTGGAGAGGCAACTGCAGAGGAAACGCTTGATTCAGTTGGTGACAGCGTGACGTTCGATGCTGAAAATTATGATGAGTGGGTTGATGATAGTGATTATGACCCTGTCGAAGGTGAAGGCGACGAATCCGTTGCTGGAGAGGTCGTCGTGACTGCAGAGACTGATGAAGGCGTGACCACGGTCGTTTCTTCCGACACAGTTGAGTGGGAAGACGCAGAAGTCGACGACAACTAA
- a CDS encoding DUF7386 family protein: MTTRTSLKLTDERQRKLDKASAIVAADEYDDPPMSVVIDAALTHLLESEQNIQNARDEYDPETIQAIANTSVLGLRYRTSVESRYR, from the coding sequence ATGACCACGCGAACCAGCCTCAAGCTCACCGACGAACGCCAGCGCAAGCTCGACAAGGCGAGTGCGATCGTCGCCGCCGACGAGTACGACGACCCGCCGATGTCCGTGGTGATCGACGCGGCGTTGACCCACCTGCTCGAGTCCGAACAGAACATCCAGAACGCCCGCGACGAGTACGACCCCGAGACGATCCAGGCGATCGCGAACACCTCCGTGCTCGGGTTGCGATACCGGACGAGTGTCGAGAGTCGGTATCGATAA
- a CDS encoding type II toxin-antitoxin system VapC family toxin, translating into MRLFLDTNVLVAAVTRDTERSETAVSVLNDADDTYTSVLNLMELRSVLAKKKQFDRKRVEQIEQRVSSRTTVTFPDASDVIEANRLQDETLLYPMDALVLAAANAVDATLVSFDAELRDHGAKSPEKVF; encoded by the coding sequence ATGAGGCTCTTTCTCGACACGAACGTGCTCGTCGCTGCCGTCACACGTGATACTGAACGGTCGGAAACTGCGGTGAGCGTTCTCAACGACGCCGATGACACGTACACGTCGGTGCTAAATCTCATGGAGCTTCGAAGCGTCCTTGCCAAGAAAAAGCAGTTCGACCGCAAGCGGGTCGAACAGATCGAACAGCGGGTGTCGTCACGGACGACAGTCACGTTTCCGGACGCCTCCGACGTGATCGAGGCCAACCGCCTTCAGGACGAGACGCTCCTCTATCCAATGGATGCACTGGTACTCGCTGCTGCGAACGCTGTCGATGCGACACTCGTTTCGTTCGATGCCGAACTCCGTGACCACGGTGCGAAATCTCCCGAGAAGGTATTTTAG
- a CDS encoding DNA-binding protein — protein MSHVETCPHECEGRFKYPQWGLAPYWGLTSVMLGPPFEGHLEFGVDVDGERWHLEVYYQKSGFAPRLSDNVTSERLYEWNIKGRGRGERKCSFNISPRFPNMRHWETREPMDLPWENQVGDVEGVDVEFRSSNVEPDTIPELLSAFYAGVFQEADERVSRQYWSESPHQASTIHAYERYVRIRREWAEKLISAGVMHKIMLLLADTEGAKAEYKIDNEEVVGHMHRCLLRPDDAKALLPDHHRGKQLKNYLLENANSVSKDHPSYHPKYGVLVKKKLNGGDAFAWSERDELREEIDETILNTLNWADVPLAPDGTAVYVPDDHFDAVARETPVELSDDPTPRLEAQQEHLLMTTLRDMRDSEQEIAELVATDGGQSVDDLEEKTGYHTATVYRAINELGEILQLEDGHVSYRARKYREELRAIAESAESAIESYADRMQHIMGLADHLAESSPFQEWLATNGAEIVFDDAGDPRRLRIDTVLSWLKSDSFEDVQAIATEALEKWVRSGNDPAVLRRAQMTWKTPDGGTESGFVGTVADR, from the coding sequence GTGAGCCACGTCGAGACCTGTCCTCACGAGTGTGAGGGCCGGTTCAAGTACCCACAGTGGGGACTCGCCCCCTACTGGGGACTGACGTCGGTGATGCTCGGGCCACCCTTCGAGGGTCACCTCGAGTTCGGTGTCGACGTCGACGGCGAACGCTGGCACCTGGAGGTGTACTATCAGAAATCCGGGTTCGCCCCGCGGCTGTCCGACAATGTGACGTCAGAACGGCTCTACGAGTGGAATATCAAGGGCCGGGGCCGCGGTGAACGGAAGTGTTCGTTCAATATCTCGCCCCGGTTCCCGAACATGCGTCACTGGGAGACCCGCGAGCCGATGGATCTCCCGTGGGAGAATCAGGTCGGCGACGTCGAAGGCGTCGACGTCGAGTTTCGTTCGAGCAACGTCGAGCCGGACACGATCCCGGAGCTGCTGTCTGCGTTCTACGCGGGCGTCTTTCAGGAGGCCGACGAACGGGTGTCGCGACAGTACTGGAGCGAATCCCCACACCAGGCGAGTACGATCCACGCCTACGAGCGATACGTGCGAATCCGACGGGAATGGGCTGAAAAGCTGATTTCAGCCGGTGTGATGCACAAGATCATGCTGTTGCTCGCCGATACGGAGGGAGCGAAAGCCGAGTACAAGATCGACAACGAGGAGGTCGTCGGTCACATGCACCGATGTCTGCTCCGGCCCGACGACGCGAAGGCGTTACTCCCCGACCACCACCGCGGGAAGCAGCTGAAGAACTACCTGCTCGAGAACGCGAACTCCGTGTCGAAAGACCATCCGTCGTACCATCCGAAGTACGGCGTGCTGGTGAAGAAAAAACTGAACGGCGGTGATGCGTTCGCCTGGAGCGAGCGCGACGAGCTTCGCGAGGAGATCGACGAGACGATCCTGAACACGCTGAACTGGGCGGACGTCCCGCTGGCACCGGACGGTACCGCCGTCTACGTCCCGGACGATCACTTCGACGCCGTCGCGCGCGAGACGCCGGTCGAGCTCTCCGACGATCCTACCCCGCGCCTCGAGGCACAGCAGGAACACCTGTTGATGACGACGCTGCGAGACATGCGCGACTCCGAACAGGAGATCGCCGAACTCGTCGCCACCGACGGCGGCCAGTCCGTCGACGACCTCGAGGAGAAGACGGGGTATCACACGGCGACGGTCTACCGGGCGATCAACGAACTCGGGGAGATTCTTCAGCTCGAGGACGGTCACGTTTCGTATCGAGCACGGAAGTACCGCGAGGAGTTACGGGCGATCGCCGAGTCCGCCGAGTCCGCGATCGAAAGCTACGCCGATCGGATGCAACACATCATGGGCCTGGCCGATCACCTCGCCGAGTCCTCGCCGTTCCAGGAGTGGCTCGCGACGAACGGCGCCGAGATCGTCTTCGACGACGCGGGTGACCCCCGCCGGCTCCGGATCGACACCGTGCTGTCCTGGCTCAAGTCCGATAGCTTCGAGGACGTCCAGGCGATCGCGACGGAAGCCCTCGAGAAGTGGGTGCGCTCGGGGAACGATCCGGCTGTCCTCCGGCGGGCGCAGATGACCTGGAAGACACCCGACGGCGGCACTGAAAGCGGATTCGTCGGTACGGTCGCCGACCGCTGA
- a CDS encoding DUF7563 family protein → MVGVTTAPWPSTNTSTCQHCGAHVTDRFGRVFGDDRDVAHRCPECDSYRRLTRGSAAGVDVDVPDPETDPGRHGSEPRGERA, encoded by the coding sequence GTGGTCGGCGTGACGACCGCCCCGTGGCCGTCGACGAACACCTCGACGTGCCAGCACTGTGGAGCCCACGTGACCGACCGGTTCGGCCGGGTGTTCGGCGACGATCGCGACGTCGCCCATCGCTGTCCCGAGTGCGATAGCTACCGACGACTGACGAGAGGATCAGCTGCTGGTGTCGACGTCGACGTTCCCGACCCCGAAACCGACCCCGGCCGTCACGGGAGCGAACCGCGAGGTGAGCGAGCGTGA
- a CDS encoding copper resistance protein CopD has protein sequence MIDAAVRITHLVFAAVWAGSVVYVALVVLPLARDGAFNTTRPLEALSGKLTTISRVSAVVLLVTGGHLAGTGYTIGENGQGLFTSINGQLVLLMVALWLVLAALVEIGAKRFESGLNGKKIREPARSALSVFRAGAVVAVALLVVAGLITTGVAIRYT, from the coding sequence ATGATCGATGCCGCGGTGCGGATTACCCACCTGGTGTTCGCCGCCGTCTGGGCCGGAAGCGTCGTCTACGTCGCGCTCGTCGTCCTGCCGCTTGCCCGCGACGGCGCGTTCAACACGACGAGACCGCTCGAGGCCCTCTCCGGGAAGCTCACGACCATCTCGCGGGTGAGCGCTGTCGTCTTGCTCGTGACGGGCGGTCACCTCGCCGGGACGGGCTATACGATCGGCGAGAACGGACAGGGGCTGTTCACCTCAATCAACGGCCAGCTCGTACTCCTGATGGTCGCGCTCTGGCTCGTCCTCGCCGCACTCGTCGAAATTGGAGCGAAACGGTTCGAGTCGGGGCTCAACGGAAAGAAGATCAGAGAGCCCGCCCGGTCGGCGCTGTCGGTGTTCCGGGCCGGCGCGGTCGTCGCCGTCGCGTTGCTCGTGGTCGCCGGATTGATCACGACTGGCGTGGCCATCAGGTACACCTGA